A window of Microbispora hainanensis genomic DNA:
TGACTGAGGGGAAGGGTGATCGCGGCGGTCAGGCGTGCCAGCAGACGGCGGATTTCTGCTGGTGTGAGGCGGACCAGGCCGCTTGGACTTTTGGGGCGTGCGCGGCGGTGACGGCGAGATAGGCGTGGGCGAGCATCGCCAAGGTGATGTGGCGGTGCCAGGCGTCGAACCGCCGGACCTGATAGTGGTCCAGTCCGGTCTCGTTCTTAGCAGACTGGAAACACTCCTCGATCGCCCAGCGGGAACCGGCGACGGCGATGAGGTCCTCCAAGGTGGTGCCGACCGGTGCGTAACACAGGTAGTAGGCCAGCTCAAGCTCGCCCTTGGCATTGGGAGTGAGGCTGCGCCGGACGAGCAGCCACCGTTGGTAGCCGGGCTCGGCCTCGAAGGTCACCGTGGCCAGCGCCCAGTCATACAGACGCTCGCCCTTGGCGCCGTCGCTACAGGAACGGCGCTTCCACGCCTCGGGCGGAGCTTGTGCGGTCGCGGTGTCGGCCCGGATTTCCCCGCCCCACCCCATGCCGATCCATTGGCTCTTGGGCACCGCCACCACATAGCTCAGGCGGTGCTCTTCCAGGAAGCGCCGGAACTTGTTGTCCATGCCATAGGCCTCATCAGCGCTCACCCAGGACGCCGGCACCCCCGCCTTCACGGCCCGGGCCAGCATCGTCCGAGCCAGCACCGGCTTGGTGGCGAACGCCACCTCCTCCCCGATGCCGGCCCGGATGCAACGCTCCCTGTCTTCAGTCCAGGACTTCGGCAGATACAGCTCGGCGTCGATCAGCGTCCGGCCCAGCGGAGAGGCGTAGGCGAGGAACACGCCCAGCTGGCAGTTCTCAATGCGACCCGCCGTGCCGGAGTACTGGCGCTGCACCCCGGCCGACTTGTCGCCCTTCTTCAGGAAGCCGGTGTCATCCACGATCAATACGCCATCGCGGTGACCGAGGTTGTCCATCACGTAATCGCGCAGGTCGACCCGCACCTGGCGGGGGTCCCAGCGGGCACTGTTCAACAAGCGCTGCATGCGATCAGGAGCCGCATCCCCGGCCGCCTCCGCCAGCTGCCAGCCGTTCTTACGCTCGATCGGAGCCAGCAGCCCCAGCAGATACGCCCGCGCCTGCCTGCGCGGTTCCACCCGCCCGAACCGTCCCGCCACCCGCGCGAACAACACATCCAGCCCGGCCACCCACTCTTGAAGGTCGCCCGCGGTCAGCTCATCAGACATGATCCAGAACTATAGATCACAAAACCTGGCTGTAGTACTAGGGCGTGTATTTGGTTGTGATCAAGGGGTGGTCCGGGTGAGGTCTTTGATCCAGATCATCGCGGCGCGGAGGTGGAGGCCGGCGAGGTAGCTGGCAGGAGTCTTGTCGTAGCGGGTGGCGATGCCTCGCCAGGCCTTCAGCTTGTTGATCAGGCGCTCGACGGTGTTGCGCTCCTTGTACAAGCCGGCGTCGTGGCTGACCGGCTGGCCGCCCTTGCTGCCCTTCTTCTTCCGGTTCGCGGCCTGCTCCCTCTTTTCCGGGATGACCACCTTGATGCGACGTCTGCGCAGGTAAGCGCGGTTGCCGCGGGAGGAATAGGCCTTATCGGCGGCGACCGCATCGGGCCGGGTGCGGGGACGGCCGACGGGCACCCGGACGCGTACTTTCTTGAGCACGGGGATGAACTGCGGGCTGTCGGCGGCCTGTCCCGCGGTCAGAACGAACGCCAGCGGGCGGCACCTGCGGTCGGCAGCAAGGTGAATCTTGCTGGTCTGCCCGCCCCTGGACCGTCCGACCAGGGCGGCTTTCAGCCGGAGCCTCCGCCGATGCCGGATGCATCGCCGTTGTTCTGCTCCGGGGTCGTTAACCGCGTTCTGCTCCTGTCGTCCCTCCGAGTCGCCCCTTTTTGCCGGGCCTTCTCCTCCTCGGCGGCCTTCTCCAGCGCGGCGAAAGCTCGTGGCCGAGGTGTATCCCCGCAGCGTCGTGGTGCGCCCGGGCGACGGTGGAGTCCACACTGACCAAAGACAAATCCACCTCGCCGCGCCTGCCGGCTTCCGCGATCGCCCCTTCCAGCAGGGCGTCGAAGACGCCGGTATCCCTCCACTGCCGGAAGCGGTTGTGGACGGTCGGCCAGGCGCCGAACTCCTGCGGCATCTCCTGCCACCGCCCGCCCGTCCTGAACCGCCAGATCACACCCTCAAACTGCTGCCGCAGCCGCTCGGGGTACGGGCCGAACCTGCCGATCGGCAGATAAGGCTTGATGAACTCCCCACTCCTCATCCGTCAGTTGAGCACGCGTCACACACGCCGATCTAACGGATCAGGCCACGACAAACAGGCGAATCCGAAAGATTGATCACAACTTCCGGCAGTGTGACCGGCGGGGCCTGCACCGGCCTTGATCGGGTGCCTACCAGGGATCACAACTTCGTGCTGTCAGTTGCAAACTCGTGGTGCCACGCAGCCGTCCTCTCACCGGTCAATGTCCCCCAATCACGGGAGAGCTGATGCTCCGTCGTGTCCTCGTTGCGGGTGCGCTCGTCGCCTCCGCCCTCGTCGCTCCCGCTACGCTCGAGGCCCCGGCCGGTGCCACAGCCACCCATTCGGCCAGCGCTGCGGCGAGCTGCTACAAGCGGGTCGGCAACCACTGGAACTGCATCACCCCCGGCGCATACTGCCCGGCGGCCGCGCACGGGAAGTACGGGTACGCGAAGGTCACGGGCAAGCGGTACCGCTGCTCGTATTACACGAGCAACCGGCGGTGGCACTGGAAGCGGGCGTAGAGCACGACGAGGGGGGTGCGCCGGGGCGCGTCGGCGCGCGTCGAGGATGTTGGGACGCCCGGCAGGCGGCGCACTCCCGTTACCGCTCTCATGAGCTCAGCTGGTGTGGGGCGGCGAGCTGGCCTGGGTGGGACCTGGTGCCGCCTCAGACGGACACCGGGTCGGCTCGCCGGCCTCCCTGAACATGTGCGTTGAGCTACTCGGCTCCTCAGGGTCGGGTAAGCCCTCCGCGTCGGAGTTCCCACGCTGGCTCATTCCTGCCCTGCCCTACCGGGACTCCCTCGGCGGCATCCCGCTGGGATCAGGCGAGGGCATCGCCGAACCCGTACATGGGCGAGAAGACCCTCGAGACCGGCGAAACCCACTGCTACGGCCTCAATTAGGGTGCCTCGGAGGTAGTCGAGGCCGATCTGGTCGTCGATGCCACCGGCCGAGGCTTGCGGACGCCCCCGTGGCTGCAGGAGCTCGGCTACCGCAAGCCGGAGAAGGACCGGGTGAAGGTCGGCCTGGCTCACACCACCCACACTTCAGGCTGCGGTCCGACCTCTATGAGGGCGACCTGTCGATCAACTCGCTGGCTCTGCCCGCCAACGCGCGCGGCGCGTTCTTCCCAAAGCTGCCCGGCGACGTGAGCCAGCTGACGCTCACCGGCATGCTCGGCGACCTCCAACCAACCTGGAGGGCTTCCTCGCCTTCGCCAGGTCGCTGACGGTGCCGGAGATCTATGAGGCTCTGGCGACGCCGAGCCGCTCGACGACGGGGCCTTCGCCGATCGTCACCGACGCCGCCGGAGAAGGACCGCCACCAGCTCACCAGCTACCTCCGCTCCATGTGCTCCCAGGCGGCGCTGCAGGGCAGTGATCCGGACGTGGGCATCGCCATGGCGCTCCCGCTCGACCTGGCCGTAGCCGACACGGCGCCGTCCTTCGGGCACGTCGGAACCAAACTGCCGGTCGCCGAGCGGGCGCGCGGCGCAACGACGACCATGGCTTAAGGGTCATTGCGACAGATGCGCTTCTGGTTGTAAGACGGGTTGCGCGTTCTTGTTCACCCGGACAGACGAGACGGGAAAACGACGATGACTGTTATCGGAACCTGGAACGTCGAGAATCTGTTCAAATTCACGCTGGGGAGCAAGTTCGGTCCGACCAGCCAGGCGGCGTACGACGCCAAGATCGAGGGCCTAGCCGCGACCATCACCAGGGCAGGCGTCGACGTCCTGGCCGTGGAGGAGGTCGGCGACCCCGACGCGCTCGCCGAGCTGGCGGCCCGTTTGGGCGATGGGTGGCAGCACGTCACCTCCGGGATCTTCGATCCCGGGCACCCCATCCGGGTCGGGTTGTTGTCCCGACTTTCGGTCGAGGTTGTCGCTGACCGAGCGACCTTCCCCCAGCAGCTGTCTGCGATTCAAGCCGGCGATGACGGCGCGACGGCCCACCAGATGGGCCGGGGCGCCCTGGCCGTCCGCGTCACCGAACCCGACGGCCGGACCATCAACGTTATCGTCGCGCACCTGAAGAGCAAGCTGCTGTCGTTCCCGACAGGGCCCAATGGGCGGCCCCGCTTCCAGCCCCGGGACGAGGGCGAACGGGCCCGGGTAGCTGCCTACGCCCTGTACCGGCGGACCGCTGAGGCCGTCACCGTACGTGCCTTGGCCGACGAACTGCTCGCTGGTCAGGGAGAGGCGCGCCAGGTCATGGTGATGGGCGACTTCAACGACGAGCCGGAGGCCGCTACCACCCAGATCCTGCTGGGCCCGCCCGGCTCCGAATTGGGCACCAGGGGCGCCGACCAGCCCGACCGGGGCGACAAGGCCCGGCTATGGAACCTCGCCCCTCGTATCCCCGCTGCCGAGCGGTTCTCCCGGGTCTTTCACGGTCGTGGCGAACTCATCGACCACCTGCTGGTTTCGCACGTCCTCGTCGCCCGCGCCGTCGAGGTCCATACGATGCGTCCGGAGGACGGGGCCAGCCCGCACGACGGGCTGCCCTCGATGACCGAAGACCCCACCAGCCGTCGCGACGCGCCGGCCTCCGACCACGCCATGCTCTTCACCCGGCTCAGCCCCTGATATTCACCGGCACCGGAAAACGCCGCCGCTGGAAACGACGCGCCAACCAAGCGCCCGATGGATCGGTTCGGCGGTGATTCGTGACCACCGTCGGCGCTCGGCTCGTCGATATGACAGTTCACCCCCTTCCGGGAGAGGGGCGTGGGCCACGGTGAGCAGGGAACGCCGGGTGCTGCTGGATTCCTGCTCAATGTGCCGGCCAGAGCCGTCTGGTAATTGATGTAGCCAGCCACCGTCCCTGCGGTATCGAGAGCAACCAAGAGGCTGGTAGAGCTCTTGAGAAGCAGATCGCGCACATCGTCGATAGGGGCGTCCGTTCGTACGAAGAAGGTCTGAGGAACAACGGAACCGGATCATGCGCTAAGCGTTCGGACGCTTGTAAGTGGGCCCCGGGAGCTCCCGCCGCTGGCGGGCCCGGGGCCTGCAGATTTCCCCTAGAAGGAGACCCCTTGGTCTACGAGTTCAAGAACAACAGGTCCACGTTCCGGCGAGCCGATCACTTCGCCGCTGAGTTGCTGGCTGCAGCCGACCGGATCACTGAGGGCGGGTACGTGGACGTCCGCGCCGAGCATGTGCCGATCTTCCCACTGATGTTCGGCTGGTGGCGATTTGTTAACCAGAGCGCCAAGGCGTTCTGGCATGCCCACAACGCGGGCTACTCTGCCGAGATCGTCGTACTGAACCGCAACATCATAGACCACACCTACGCGATGGTGTGGCTCGCCGATGTCGGAGCCGCCGGCCTAGAAGCTGCGGAAGGTATTCAGCACAACCGGAATCAGGGCATCTATGAGGACGCCGTGGGAAATGACTGGGACATCCCGGCCGACGCTGACCCCGGCCCGCCGCCCGTCGGCCCCTCCGACCCGGATGCAGCCAAGCGGTACAGGACTCTCATGGGGGAGATCGGCTCTTTCCAGGAGCGGGCGAAGCACTTTGGCCCTCCGGACATGTACACGGTGTATCGGCACCTGTCGGAATACACCCATGCTGGTGTGACGACCGCCGACAAGTACGCCGAGCAGGTCGGGGACGGCAAGTTCCGACTGCGCACCACGTCCCGCAATCTCGGTTACGCCGACGCCATCTGGATAGCGGTGTCGCTCATCCAGGCTGGGCACGCCATCAGCCCCATGATCGTGGGCGACCCCCTGCGCAAGCTGCTGGAGCAGGCGGCCAAGGACATGGGCTTGATCTCTCCTAAGGCCATCTACCCAACCCGCCGTGTCAAGAAGAAGGGGCCCCGGCCGAAGGTGCAGACGACCGCTTCTGGGGCGTGATGTCCGCAACGTAAGGGACAACGCTCAGCGCACGGTCCAGTTCCGTTGTTCCTCAGACCTCGCTTCCCAGAGGTCGGAACCTGACGTCCGGTCGATCGCCTGGCCTTGCCTCCCCGCCCGTGAGCGCATCACTCACGGGCGGGCGCGTATCTCCCTGTTTCGGCCCGGTACTGCCCTCGCGACTCGGGCCGCGAGCCATCCCCCTTGGCGCCCCATCGCTGACTCCGCCGCCGTCTCTGTCCGTCTCCCGCCGTGCCGCGTCGTCCCTTCCCTCCCCGTCTTGGCTCCTGAGAATGTTTCTTCTCAGGAGCCATTTCGGCCCCGCGGTCGTCAACGCCTGGTCCGTCTATTCCGCCGCCGACCATTTCCTCAGCGACGCCGCCCGGGCGGCCGTCCTCGCTGGCATCTCCGCTTCGACCCGCCGCGCCTACGCTCGCGACTGATCGGCCTGCACCGCCTGGTGCGCTGAGCACGGCTGCCTCCCGCTCCCGTCAACCGCCGAGACCGTCACCGAACCCGTACGGCGCATCCCCGCTACCTGCCTCCTCCGGGCCTTGCGCGACCTTCTGGCCTTTATGACCGAGGTCGGCCACACCTCCGGCCCGCTGCTCGTCCGAATCGACCGCCACGGCCGCATTGCATGGGGGAGGGGCCCGTCGAATTGATCTTGCCTGGTGGTGGTGCCGAGGACGCTAGTTCTTTCCGTAGCGGACGCTCGTCGTGACTTGAGGATGCGGGAATCCCAGCGTCGTCCTCTCCACCAGGTCGCATGGGCCGACGAGTTCTCGCCTGCGCCAGCAGCATTCCGCCGCTCGATCCCGAGGCGATGCCCGTTTCGTCATCCGTATCGAATGCCCAGTTGGAGTGCTCGTTTCCATCTCCGGCTTCCACCGCCGGTAGTACACCCCCATCACATGGAATGTAGTCTGTGTGGCAACAGCAGAAAGCCCCGCGCGTGCCGGCCAAGCAACAACGCGGGGCCAACTGCCCGCTAGAAGGTTTGGTTCGGGCTCGGCGTCAGCCGAGCCCGTTCCTGTTCGTTAGCGTCCATGGGAGTGGTGTACGGGTGATCTTTCCCTTGGTGCGACGGGAGAGATCCATGTGACAAGAGACGGCCACTTCGTAATCCTTCGATTCGCACATTCAGACACGAAGGGGATGAAGTGGCCGTCAATGACATTGTGCCCGCTGCCGGGGACTACTTCGACGAGACTCTCGCCGCGGCGAGCCCGGACCTGCTGCGCACGATGATCCGCGAGTTCGCGCAGCGGATGATGGACGCCGAGGTCGAGCAGCTGTGCGGGGCCGGCTACGGCGAGGTCAGCAGCGAGCGGGTCAACTCCCGCAACGGCTACCGCAGCCGGGAGTGGGACACCCGGGCCGGGACCATCGAGCTGGCCATCCCCCGCCTGCGGTCGGGGTCGTACTTCCCGGACTTCCTGCTGGACAAGCGCCGCCGGGCCGAACGGGCGCTGACCAGCGTGGTGGCCACCTCCTACCTGCTGGGTGTGTCCACACGGCGGATGGAAAAACTCGCCGAGTCGATGGGCATCACCAAGCTGTCCAAATCGCAGGTGTCGAAGATGGCCGCCGAGCTGGATGAGCTGGTCGCCTCGTTCCGGTCCCGGCCTTTGGACGGCGGGCCGTACACCTTCGTCTGGATCGACGCGCTCACTCAGAAGGTGCGTGAGGGCGGGCGGACGGTGAACGTGCACTGCCTGATCGCCACCGGTGTCAATGCCGACGGGCAGCGGGAGATCCTCGGCCTGGACGTCGTCTCCTGCGAAGACGGGGCGGGCTGGCTGGCGTTCCTGCGTGGCCTGGTCGCCCGCGGCCTGTCCGGCGTCCTGCTGGTCACCAGCGACTGCCACGCCGGGCTACGTGACGCGATCGCCGCCACGCTGCCCGGCGCCTCCTGGCAGCGCTGCCGCACCCACTTCGCGAGAAACCTGGGCACCTGTGTCCCGAAGACGGCGCAGCCGTGGGTGCACACGATGCTGCGCACCATCTTCGAACAGCCCGACACCGAGTCCGTGCACGCCCAGCACCGGCACGTGGTCGAGGTGCTGGAGGCCAAGTACCCCAAGGCCGCCGACCGGCTGGACGAGGCCCGTGATGACATCCTGGCCTTCACCGCCTTCCCCACGGCCGTCTGGCGGCAGATCTGGTCCAACAACCCCCAAGAGCGGCTGAACAAGGAGATCCGCCGCCGCACCGACGTGGTCGGCATCTTCCCCGACCGGGAGGCCATCGTCCGCCTGGTCGGCGCGGTGCTGGCCGAGCAGAACGACGAGTGGACCGAGCAGCGCCGCTACATGGGCCTGGAGATCCTGGCCGAATGCCGTAAGCACACCCACTCTCAAAATGAGACAAATGATGCTAAAGTGAATATCGAGGCGATTACGGCTTAGAAGTTCGCCGGATTACGAGTGGTCTTCTCATACACCACGATCATGGACGCGGCCTCCTGTTCAGCAGCCAGTCCAGCAGGATTAGCCGTCCCCGTACGGCGAGTGCCACCCACTCACTGGGCCTACTCGACCTCCTGCGCCACTCCTCCATCGTCATCCCTTTCCTTCCTTTGCAGGGCTCCTCGGCGAGGCCGGGGGCGGAGCCGGTAGACCCCCGCGGGAGGTCTACGGACTCGGAAGGAAAGGGGCGAACCCTGGGGAGCGCTACGCCGAGAAGCCTAATCCGTGCGCCGCCTTTAGGCGGCAGTACAAGGCACGCCGCAAGGGGGACGAGTACATCCACCTAGCGACATAGTCGCAGGCCAACGTACGGGTACTTAGCTGGCGAAAATACCTCCTCACCTCGGACTGTATAAACCGAGGCGGTCAGGTTCCACGCACGCAGGTGCCCCCTGTAAAGCCTTGGACAGAGTTAGTGTGACTTCCATCACATCCGGTATTGTCGCCGAGGGTAAGACGGAGAGGACCCAGAAGCCGCACGGCTCCAGTCTTTCGTCCGTGCCGGTGGTCGAGGATCGCCGGGCAGCTCATCGCTGGCCCGCTCCACCCGCTCCAGGCAACTGTGCAGCTACATCGTCATCAGGCGTGGCTCGATGAAGGGCGGCGCCCAAGAGCGCCGCGACGCGTTCGGCCGCCGGTCGATTAGGTCGTCGTTAATGCCTTATGAAGGGCGGCGCTCACAAGCGCCGCGGCATCGAAGGGGTGCAGGACGACACCGTTGGGGTCATAGCCTCGATGAAGGGCGGCACCCACGAACGCCGCAGCGATGCCCGCGGTCAGGTGGACCGACCTGCCATTGCCTCGATGAAGGGTACGCCTGCAAGCGCCGCGACTGGCGTTTCCGAGCCTGGTCCTTGTATTTCCTCGGGCCTCGATGAAGGGCGGCGCCCACGAGCGCCGCGACACCTGTTCCCCGCGGAGTCGACCACGGCGAACATCCTGCCTCGATGAAGGGCGGCGTTTCCGAGCGCCGCGTACCTGGTGCCCGTCTTCGACGAGCGCGAGTACGACGAGCCTCGATGAAGGGCGGCGCCTACAAGCGCCGCGGCGGCCTCGACGGCCTTATACACGCAGACCGTGCGCTCGCCTCGATGAAGGGCGGCACCCAGGAGCGCCACGACGGGATGTGTGGCGGCACATCACCCAGCAGCGCACCGGGCCTCGATGAAGGGCAGCGCACACATACGAGCGCTGCGATCCCGTAAGGTACACCAGCCCGTCGATCTTTTTCTGGCCTCGATGAAGGGCAGCGCCCACCAGCGCCGCGACTTCCGCCAGGAAGTCGTAGGCGGACCCCTGCACGAAGCCTCGATGAAGGGCGGCACCCGCAAGCGCCGCTACTGCGTGTCTGGACCGAACCTGAAACTGGCGGCGAAGCGCCTTGATGAAAGGCGGCGCACACGAACACCGCGACCAGGTCCCATGATTGCCGGATCAGCCGGTCACCGTGGCCTTGATGAAGGGCGGCGCCACCAGCGTCGCGACGTGCGTGACGACCCCACGGGGATCGAGATGACGAAGCCTCGATGAAGGGCGGCGTTTCCGAGCGCCGCGACCTGGTGCCCGTCTTCGGCGAGCGCGAGTACGACGAGCCTCGATGAAGGGCGGCGCCCAGGAGCGCCGCGACCCAGTCAGCAGGATCCGAAGACGGGGCTTCATCGGGTCGCCTCGATGAAGGGCGGCGCTCAGGAGCGCAGCGACGGCGAGGTCGCCGGGATCTGCGGCTACGCCGAGGCGCCTCGATGAAGGGCGGCGTCCACGAGCGCCGGGACTGCGGCCCTTGGCCTGCTGAACCCAGTGCTGGCGGCCTCGATGAAGGGCGGCACCAACGAGCGCCGCGCGCACCAACGCCACCATGGTCTTCACAGGCACGCCCTCGCCTTGATGAAGGGCGGCGCCCAGGAGCGCCGCGACTCGATGGTGGTGACGTGGCCGGCCGGAAGATGGACGCGCCTCGATGAAGGGCGGCGCCCAGAAGCGCCGCGACGCGTCCGGATCTGCCAGGCGCCACTCACGATCGAGCCTCGATGAAGGGTGGCGCCCAAGAGCGCCGAGACGCGATCGCGGTCGACTTCGACGGCGTGATCCACGCACCTCGATGAAGGGCGGCACTCACGAGCGCCGCGACCGAAGGCCGGCTCCGTGGAGATCGAGTTCAACCAGGAGCCTCAATGAAGGGCGGCGTCCGCGGGCGTCGGTCACGGCCGTTGAAGGGCGGTCATTGGCGCCTGCCGATCGGGTGGAGTTGGCCGGTGCCCGCTCGGCGTTCCGGGGCTTTGTCGCTACCGGAAATGGTCACGGGGAATGTAATGATCGCGGTCACTCCGCGAGCGTTCAGCCACAAGCGAGGGATGTCGTCGGGTGCTTGTCCGTGGGCGAGTGCGGCGGCGACGGCTTGGAACTGCGCGGAGGCGAGGATGCTGCGAAGCCGCGCGGGATGCCACGGGATACGCCACAGAGGGACGGCGAAGTGCTCGGAGCGACTGTTGCGTACGGACACGCTGGTCAAGGCTGCTCCACCGGTTCGGAGGGCGATGTGGATCTGGGAAATGCCCCACAGCGCGCACCACACCACGGTGTTGTCAGCGGGGCCCGGGGCGTCCAATCCGGTCGCCGAACGGCTGTCGGGGGCGTCGCCGGACAGTTCATCGCGTACGTGATGCCCGAGGAGCCCGTCGAGGATCTGGCTGTGCGTCCGCTCGGCAACCTTTTCCGCGATCTTGCTGAGGCGGCTGCCGATGAATTCCGCTCCGGTATTACGCGGCTGCATCTCGAGCCGGTTGGCCGCATCGTCCTGCAACCGTTTCCCCGTCCTGTCGAACCGCCAGTAGGCCGGCTCGCCGAGAGCGCCGAGAAAGCGGAGGTC
This region includes:
- a CDS encoding endonuclease/exonuclease/phosphatase family protein; amino-acid sequence: MTVIGTWNVENLFKFTLGSKFGPTSQAAYDAKIEGLAATITRAGVDVLAVEEVGDPDALAELAARLGDGWQHVTSGIFDPGHPIRVGLLSRLSVEVVADRATFPQQLSAIQAGDDGATAHQMGRGALAVRVTEPDGRTINVIVAHLKSKLLSFPTGPNGRPRFQPRDEGERARVAAYALYRRTAEAVTVRALADELLAGQGEARQVMVMGDFNDEPEAATTQILLGPPGSELGTRGADQPDRGDKARLWNLAPRIPAAERFSRVFHGRGELIDHLLVSHVLVARAVEVHTMRPEDGASPHDGLPSMTEDPTSRRDAPASDHAMLFTRLSP
- a CDS encoding IS256 family transposase → MAVNDIVPAAGDYFDETLAAASPDLLRTMIREFAQRMMDAEVEQLCGAGYGEVSSERVNSRNGYRSREWDTRAGTIELAIPRLRSGSYFPDFLLDKRRRAERALTSVVATSYLLGVSTRRMEKLAESMGITKLSKSQVSKMAAELDELVASFRSRPLDGGPYTFVWIDALTQKVREGGRTVNVHCLIATGVNADGQREILGLDVVSCEDGAGWLAFLRGLVARGLSGVLLVTSDCHAGLRDAIAATLPGASWQRCRTHFARNLGTCVPKTAQPWVHTMLRTIFEQPDTESVHAQHRHVVEVLEAKYPKAADRLDEARDDILAFTAFPTAVWRQIWSNNPQERLNKEIRRRTDVVGIFPDREAIVRLVGAVLAEQNDEWTEQRRYMGLEILAECRKHTHSQNETNDAKVNIEAITA